ttcacaaagcaaactttactaaggttaaccttaattcccattctttaacactgcactaaggctaCCTTAGTGACCTGTGATCACctaagtgctttgtgaaaggaggcccaagGTCTTTACACCGATAACATCTTACAATGACTGCGCGTTTGTAACTTAAAATGACTGGGCGTTTTTTAACTTACAGTCGATTAATCAGAATGTTTCTATTTGAATCGTTGTGTTTCcaacatatttaaaatatatactatatactgAAGTATATTTGTGGCATACTTGCATACTGGCATGCTATGTCGTCTCTTTTGTCCTATACACATTCTGTATTAATGACGTGGCTGGGATCCTCACTTGTGAAGGGTACGGTTGCAAGCATACTAGCTTTGGCGAACATTAGAGCGCGCAAAGGGAATCGGGAACCAGCTTAGGTACGGATGAAACCAGTCGTTAACTTCACGTAATGCTATGACGATCTCGCGAGATTTATGACGTCGCTATGACGACAGTTTCACTTTTGATGCCGCCATTTTGACGCTATCAtacctctgtgatattgctgaatttctGTTGACGTTTGCCTCACGGTCTGCTCATCACCAGTTATTGTCACTATGAACTCCTACACCCAAGGTATTCTTTTGTTTCTACAATAGTTAATTGTTTCCATTTTTGCCTTCTTTTATGATATTTACTTTATTCATCCCGGTGAAGGGAAGAAACTTCCAGAACATCTTGCCTACTACCATGGAGGATTGACAAAGGATGTTACAAATTTATTTGCGTCACTCATGGCCTTTTAACGAATCAGTATGTTTATAAACGAGaggaatacacacacatatgtaataaataagcAGTTTAGGCTAATAACTAGTGCTTATGCAGGTACATGTGTCCACCCCTATATCAATGTTGTTTCTCGCAGTGGTACGTTATGCTAAACTGTTGTCAGTGTAAGTACATTACTAGTGTTTAGGATCCACCGTACTGAAGACAAACTTACTAACATATAGTTCAAACCAACCGAGTTCCAACCGAGCCATAAACCAGTTCTTGTtgtcaggaattggttccagaATATGCAGTTTATACACGTAAATTTATTACAAATGATGTTTGAGTTTCTCACTCTTCTTGAGCTGCCTTATAATTTTATGAAATTGCTACCAGCTATAATGTTTAAGGTCTCACTTACCAGGAGAATTACCTTTCCCCAAATTCTGCTAAAAGTTGGACAACAGTCACAGGTACATCTACAGAAAAGTGGCTACCTACCAGTCATATTCTTTGTCAggtcaccctaaccctaacgcTAACCCTAAACCATAGGGCTAACTCGTATGCTTTCAAAGATGGCGGAAGGTATCCGGCATTCTGTGATCTTACTCAATCACCAGTATCTGAACAGGATCATGATGATTCTACGAGTGCTTCGGTAAGAAGATTAAAAGTCAGTCCAGTCCGTGATAATGACAAATCAACACACACAAGGACAAGATTGTATTACAGTATAGTCAGTTTCTTTGGAAATGCACAAGAGCGGATGGTCATTATATTGTCATGTTCAGACTGGCATATCCAAAGACCTTGGTCAAGtaactggaaaattgctgagcgCATCAACActaataaaatacacaaaaaacaaacatgaccaCCAGAAGGTCAGATTTACACCAAACATGCTTTTGTTGTTAAAACATAGATATGTTAAATGTAGGGATGTGTAATGCAGAGAATTTTCATATTGCGATATCACGTGATGTGAAAGCGTACTTTGCCAcaagtattgcaatatattgcaggaatatgtttttttttcgctAAACATTATTTATGATCGAGTTAATGCTTCATTTATGAAGCAAAAACACAACGAAATCACTGTGCTTGATTAAGCTTTACTAAAACATTTAATCATATcaaaataaataacatttggaaacaaggaaaagaacaatttaacatcaactcaGTGATTACTATTTTGAACCAGTTTCTCCCCTCTCTACGATCTTAGACAGCAACCTGGCCTGGTCAAGGGATACCAGAAATCATTGGTCATTAATAAGTaattatttgaaacattcagaTCCAAAGCATTGTGAAACACTTGAACAAAAATTAAGAACCCTCTTCAAACAGTAGGTATCTTGACTTCCAGTgtgaaaaacagaaatataCCATGTATACTAGCCAAATATAGTTAGGGATATGCGtaaattgtgaatcattttaatAATGAGCGATTTATTCATTGaagtgatgaaatatcaatcataaaaacaccaatatccctaacttattttgtccagtatagttaAAGCTAGGGAAACATTCAGTGACACCTTAATTAATATGTTAGACATAAAGTGTCAAACTTTATTACTGGGTTCACTCTAATTATCAGTTGGGGTTTAATGAAGCCATTAGTTGTTGGAGGTTTGATACAGTCAGactctgtttgttgtttggttATTTCTAAAACTTTCATTCCTTCTTTCCTCACAGCCCTTGACCTCGTGATCAGGTTCCCTTTGAACTTTGACATCTGGGCCCCTCCTCGTCAAGTGGGTGTTTAAGGGAATCAGTTACTTCATATTGTAAAACtgaatatgtgtgtttgtgtgtgtgtgtgtgtgtgtgtgtgtgtgtgtgtgtgtgtgtgtgtgtgtgtgtgtgtgtgtgtgtgtgtgtgtgtgtgtgtgtgtgtgtgtgtacggaacCAAAACATTACTATTGATTTGGACACCATTCTCACGGTGTTTTGTGCAGTAAATTATCCATGTTTAAATCACATTTTCCATGTTTTgtgatcaatcaatcaataatgAACCCATTAACCCCTTTCTCCACTTTCACCTTCTGTCATTCTACTTTTCCTTCTCTTCCACCCTCCCAGCGTCCTACTGGGAGATACATGACCGTCCTTGAACCCCTGTTTGAGTTGCCCACCCCTTCCACCTCTCTCCCTGCCCCTCTCTGTACCCCTGTCCTCCGTGATGCCCCCCACTTCGTTGACATCaaccttgatgatgatgacacccCGACCCAGTCCCCTGTTCGAGTCTTCATGTCGCGTGTGTCTGGATTCTTGAGGAGAGTGTTCCgtgtcaagatggacgcttagagtgacatcttgaaattgtttggattcttcaggactgtgtttaagatggacgcttagagtgataTCTTACAGttgtttggattcttgaggagtgttcttaagatggacgcttagagtgacatcttgaaaTTGTTTGGATTCTTCAGGACTGTGTTtcagatggacgcttagagtgacatcttgcaattgtttggattcttgaggagtgtgttGAAGATGGACGCTTTGAGTGACATCTTACATTTGTTTGGACTCTTGAGGAATGTTTAAGGTGGACGGCCAGAGTGATATCTTGCCATCTTGTAAACTGTGCCATATGATAATTAACTGTGTTGaatcataaatataatatgtttgGCGACTCTATGTTTTTGGACCTTTCGGACATTTTTTCGGATGTTTTGgatttttgtgtttttggtTTATTCTATAAATATTTAATCTTTTTGGCTTTTTCGGACAAGATTTGACAACAAGTATACATTTGAAACACATCAATTATAACTATTAAATATTACTTTTACTTTCCAGTTGTTTTGctgggtttttgttgttttgtttttgtgttagaTACACTTGCTTCCCTAGACGTGCTGTAACTAGGACTCACGAACACTTTGGCGCGCCATCATCGTACTGCCTgcgtgttagtgagtgagtgtggtttatcTCCGCTTTGAGAGAAACTGGTACCACACCAGGATGGTGCGGATACAAATGCAATACTGACAGTGGTCGATACTTTAGTTTCCATTGAATATGTATACATCTATGAGTGTGAGTAAATATTTTTCAGTGATTATTGGACCAATGAAAACAGTGTTTACCTGCCTCAGCAACGACCCATCCTGGCCATGACGTCAGAGCAGGGTACCACGTGGCAgacacccatacagcatattaGTAGTGTCTGTCACCAGGGTTCTTATGTGTCTTTTTTTCTTTACTGCACGATTCCATTTTGTTGAGGTAGTCACGGAACCAAAACCGCAAAGATCATTTGAAAATGACAGCATTCTGTCGACTGGGATATGTACCCTTCATGCACTACACCATGAGCATGTCAGTAGTTGTGTCTATATTGGGTTCTACACGTTTCCTGGCTGAACATGTGCATGAAGTGTATCAAAGTAATATTGTAGGTtaacttttttttaaatatttcgaCAGTTTCCAGTTACCAAAAGAGCAGTGTTTGTGGTACATTAAATGTTCTATGACGAATAAAACAAGcctctagagtgagtgagtgagtttatagtCAGTTTGCCATGAAaatgtaccgatgaatttcactttaaacaaaaagtaaatcaaataaagtgaaattaaaattgCGAATCTTCATATTTTGACCTTACCAATCTCAGAAGTTTAGTGACTCTTGTTCAAGAAAGGATCATAGTGTTACAAGGGCAGTGTTAGATctgggtgaaattttgagtgggtccaaataataatgtttctggaccccctccaatgctaaatagatgggcagatgtaaaatagaggggtcctcactgaatttgatgagtcaaaacactcctctcttgagccaacactgcAAGGGGGTAAGTTCAGTAGTTGGAACAATGAAACAAGAGCACGTGCTGTAGGTAATGAGCCTTAACTTAGACAAACCCAGCTTGTTGTCGGGGTGTCTTTAATGTGCATGCCCccatgtaatacaaacaaataaagcgatttgaaactatgatcgtcccttaaacaacttttatctcAAGATAAATAAAATTCAAAGATTCAAATGCTCACTTAACAAGGTAAAATCACGAGGATTGGcaattttaatttcactttatttgatttactttttaggttaaagtgaaattcatcggtacgttttcactacaCACTGACTATAGTGTATACCACAGTATTCCATctgcatggcggcggtctgtaaatagtcatgtCTGGACAAGACATTCCTGTGATCAACTCGAGACTATAGAAAGCATGTATCTCGAGTGACCATGATTCATAGACACTTGCCTGTGATATAGACGTGTATGTTGCTGTGATCAgagatttaatttttttgttttggcttTCTGTCCACAGATTGAAGATATATCACCGACCAGTCAACACTAAAGTCGATCTCTCTGAATGATGTGTATCGCGCCTGACATGAAGATGTATCACTGGACTTTAATACATTCTTCTAAACGTACCggctgttttcttttctttagctcattttaaaatgttgtgtaaattccatttgtttgagtgagtgaatgtagtcgAACTCCCTTTTGCCCGTGTGTCGGTTTGTCGGTATCGTTTGGGAGGAAATCCCGAAGTGATGTAGCTATTGACACCTACGGATATGGTGTTGTCACCCCTTCAGTGTGGGGAGCTCAAGTATCAGTCACTGACACGTACGGGTATGTTACTGTCACCCCCTCAGCGTTTAAAGCTAAAGCATCAGTCATTGACACGTACGGGGATGGTACTGTCACCTCTTCTGCGTTAGAAGACACAACATTCACTCCTTGACACTGTTGTGGAAACACTGAGAATTCCGAGATTTGATCGTTCCCGGTCTAGTGAAGACTGGATGATCGATCACAATTAATGTCTTCGTGTTAAGATCTGTCGAAACGTAACTGCTATGTTCCCGAATAGCTCAGGggtcctttcacgaagcaaccttcactaaggttaacctcaactcccattctttaacacgaAGGTTAAGggtaaccttagtaaaggttgcttcgtgaaaggagccccggTTCAATACCTTTCACCTGTGTACTTCTCACTTGTATGAGAGAGTAATTTTAATCGAACCCATTTTGACCGCGTGTAAGTTTGTCAGGTCCGGATGGGAGAAAATCATGAAGCGATACAGTCGCTGTGTGATGCACGTGTATAGGAGTCAAAACATTCACTTCTAGACATTGTCCCGGAAACGTCCAGTGACACCAAGAGTCGCTTCGAAATTTTGAATTTGCgcattcatatttaattatgatAAAGAAACAGTTACAAAATTGCTGTCATAATTTCTGTcaataaatgtgtgtgtgtgtgtgtgtgtgtgtgtgtgtgtgtgtgtgtgtgtgtgtgtgtgtgtgtgtgtggtgtgtgtgtgtgtgtgtgtgtgtgatggaaTACTTTTGTGTTTCACTTGGCGTTTAACAAATCATCGAATTCAATTATCATCATAAACTAAGCCATCCCGAGTTATATCCCTTTATGACCGGTTGATAAATACCTGCCACGGTAAATACCTGCCACTATAAATACATGCCATGAAGAAAGTAAACCATATCCTAGAATTTGAGACAAAAAAACTAATCATTTCTAACTCTGAAGTACACTAATCAACACAAATCGACATGACATATAGTAGTGAGTGATTTAAAATATAACGTCATTTtggcaatatatcagccatatcgtgactaaaacaatgtATAGATTAACAATTATAGATTATAcaatcctgtcaacaaaggacagtacaataactagaatatcagagGTATACATGTGAACCTAgtaattctaaaatatttagctatagctcttccaacaggacaacgccaggcGCCACACAGTAcgtgccaccgtggactacctggccaataacaaAACCAATACCCTCCTCTCGCCCTCCAGATCCCCGGGTAtaaacccaatcgaacacctttgagatcagatcgatagacgggtacgtcgacgtcgtaatgcaccacagaatcttcaacagttcTTCCACATGCTGTAGGGGGAATGGAGCAGGACACAACAAACACCCAACAACTGATTCCTGTACCCAGGAAGTGTCGGGCAGTGATAGCAGCTGtaggtggtcatacgaggtactggCTTCAAtaccacctggtggacagcagtaatgactgttGTTCTCATATAATATGGACAGGATCGCAATACATTGCTCCACacaatttcattcatgtataagaatgaagattttatggatatcaacttctttatatgagaacacctgatgaaggagtaagcattaactccgaaacgttgtgttctcatatatagaagttgatatccataaaatcttcattcttatgcatttcacttctaaatgcccttcaaagacttcatTCATGTACCTTTGtttccgctgatctacacgtccttgaataacaccaaatgttcattgatatttgccgatgacacgggtt
The window above is part of the Haliotis asinina isolate JCU_RB_2024 chromosome 1, JCU_Hal_asi_v2, whole genome shotgun sequence genome. Proteins encoded here:
- the LOC137282732 gene encoding uncharacterized protein, producing the protein MNSYTQALDLVIRFPLNFDIWAPPRQRPTGRYMTVLEPLFELPTPSTSLPAPLCTPVLRDAPHFVDINLDDDDTPTQSPVRVFMSRVSGFLRRVFRVKMDA